A DNA window from Streptomyces sp. 71268 contains the following coding sequences:
- a CDS encoding DUF4180 domain-containing protein: MSALRTIHDVPVFVLPADGEPLATEQDALDLIGNASYQGARWVVVPADRLAPAFYELRTRLAGDIVQKFVNYRVGLAVVGDISAQTAASSSLRDFVRECNRGRQTWFVADEDELRERLAG; the protein is encoded by the coding sequence ATGAGCGCCCTGCGCACGATCCACGACGTACCCGTCTTCGTCCTGCCCGCCGACGGCGAGCCCCTGGCCACCGAGCAGGACGCCCTCGACCTCATCGGCAACGCCTCGTACCAGGGCGCGCGGTGGGTCGTCGTCCCCGCGGACCGGCTCGCCCCCGCGTTCTACGAGCTGCGCACCAGGCTCGCCGGCGACATCGTCCAGAAGTTCGTCAACTACCGCGTGGGCCTGGCCGTGGTCGGCGACATATCCGCCCAGACAGCGGCCAGTTCGTCCCTGCGGGACTTCGTCCGGGAGTGCAACCGGGGTCGCCAGACCTGGTTCGTCGCCGACGAGGACGAGCTGCGCGAGCGCCTTGCCGGTTAG
- a CDS encoding amidohydrolase family protein, protein MDLAGGERERVVGFWGELGLPGLIDVHTHFMPERVLAKVWAYFDSAGPLLGRPWPITYRQEEDERLATLRGFGVRAFTSMVYPHKPGMAAWLNGWAAEFAARTPDCLRTATFYPEPEAAGYVVEALAGGARVFKAHVQVGAYDPADPLLDPVWGAIAEAGVPVVTHCGSGPAPGAFTGPGPIGTVLARHPRLRLIVAHLGMPEYTEFFDLAERYPGVYLDTTMAFTDFTEEFVPFPRAERARLGTLGDRVLFGSDFPNIPYGYHHALDVLTRLDQDAAWLRAVCYDNAARLWGIGRPDAAP, encoded by the coding sequence ATGGATCTTGCAGGGGGCGAGCGGGAGCGGGTCGTCGGGTTCTGGGGCGAGCTGGGGTTGCCGGGGCTGATCGACGTACACACGCACTTCATGCCCGAGCGGGTGCTCGCCAAGGTCTGGGCGTACTTCGACTCCGCCGGGCCGCTGCTCGGTCGCCCCTGGCCGATCACCTACCGGCAGGAAGAGGACGAACGGCTGGCCACGCTGCGAGGGTTCGGCGTGCGGGCGTTCACGTCCATGGTCTATCCGCACAAGCCCGGCATGGCCGCCTGGCTCAACGGCTGGGCCGCCGAGTTCGCCGCCCGCACGCCCGACTGTCTGCGGACGGCCACCTTCTATCCCGAGCCGGAGGCCGCCGGGTACGTGGTGGAGGCGTTGGCGGGTGGCGCGCGGGTGTTCAAGGCGCATGTGCAGGTGGGCGCGTACGACCCGGCCGATCCGTTGCTCGATCCGGTGTGGGGCGCCATCGCCGAGGCCGGGGTGCCGGTCGTGACGCACTGCGGGTCGGGGCCGGCGCCGGGAGCGTTCACCGGGCCCGGGCCGATCGGGACAGTGCTCGCCCGGCATCCACGGCTGCGGCTGATCGTCGCGCACCTGGGGATGCCGGAGTACACGGAGTTCTTCGACCTGGCCGAGCGGTACCCCGGCGTGTACCTCGACACGACAATGGCGTTCACCGACTTCACCGAGGAGTTCGTACCGTTCCCGCGCGCGGAGCGGGCGCGGCTCGGGACACTCGGGGACCGCGTCCTCTTCGGTAGCGACTTCCCCAACATCCCGTACGGCTACCACCACGCCCTGGACGTCCTCACCCGGCTCGACCAGGACGCGGCGTGGCTGCGCGCGGTCTGTTACGACAACGCCGCCCGGCTGTGGGGGATCGGGCGGCCCGACGCCGCGCCGTGA
- a CDS encoding MFS transporter — protein sequence MILAVICLAQLTVLLDNTILTVAVPSLTREMGASTADVQWMINAYALVQSGLLLTAGSAADRYGRKKMLVTGLLVFGVGSVAAAYAQSPGQLIAARAGMGVGGALLMTTTLAVVVQVFAEDERTKAIGLWGAVGSLGFAAGPLIGGSLLNHFWWGAIFLINVPVALIGVVAVVRMVPESRSGAGERPDLPGALLSTVGMSGVVFAIIAGPEHGWLSARVLVAAAVGLIALAAFAAWERHVPYPMLDLSFFEDRRFVGAVAGGILIAFGMGGSLFLLTQHLQLVLGYEPLAAGLRTAPLALMIVVLNLSGVGARLLTRFGTPSTILAGMTMIAGGLAVVGLLGRDGYGGVLAGLVLMGSGMAVAMPAMATAIMSAIPPAKAGVGAGVNGTLTEFGNGLGVATLGAVLGSRFGALLPAAAAGAGSLPTALERVDTASDRVAVHDAFASGIQASELVGAGAVFLGGALAALLLWRAERTAEPVRKADGVAGAA from the coding sequence CTGATCCTCGCCGTCATCTGCCTCGCGCAGCTCACCGTGTTGCTCGACAACACCATCCTCACCGTCGCCGTGCCCTCGCTCACCCGCGAGATGGGCGCGAGCACCGCCGACGTCCAGTGGATGATCAACGCCTACGCGCTGGTGCAGTCCGGGTTGCTGCTCACCGCCGGCAGCGCGGCCGACCGGTACGGCCGTAAGAAGATGCTGGTCACCGGGTTGCTGGTGTTCGGTGTCGGCTCGGTGGCCGCCGCGTACGCGCAGTCGCCCGGACAGTTGATCGCGGCCCGCGCCGGGATGGGCGTGGGTGGCGCGCTGCTGATGACCACCACGCTGGCCGTCGTCGTGCAGGTCTTCGCCGAGGACGAGCGCACCAAGGCCATCGGGCTGTGGGGCGCGGTCGGTTCGCTGGGGTTCGCGGCCGGGCCGCTGATCGGCGGCTCGTTGCTCAACCACTTCTGGTGGGGCGCGATCTTCCTGATCAACGTGCCGGTGGCGCTGATCGGGGTGGTCGCCGTGGTCCGCATGGTGCCCGAGTCGCGCAGCGGCGCCGGGGAGCGGCCCGACCTGCCGGGCGCGTTGCTGTCCACGGTCGGCATGAGCGGCGTCGTCTTCGCGATCATCGCCGGGCCGGAGCACGGCTGGCTCTCGGCCCGGGTGCTGGTCGCCGCGGCCGTCGGGCTGATCGCGCTGGCCGCCTTCGCCGCCTGGGAGCGGCACGTCCCGTACCCGATGCTCGACCTCAGCTTCTTCGAGGACCGGCGCTTCGTCGGGGCGGTGGCCGGCGGCATCCTGATCGCCTTCGGCATGGGCGGCTCGCTGTTCCTGCTCACCCAGCACCTGCAACTGGTCCTCGGCTACGAACCGTTGGCCGCCGGCCTGCGCACCGCGCCGCTGGCCCTGATGATCGTGGTGCTCAACCTGAGCGGCGTCGGCGCCCGGCTGCTGACCCGGTTCGGCACGCCCAGCACCATCCTGGCCGGCATGACGATGATCGCCGGCGGCCTGGCGGTCGTCGGGCTGCTGGGCCGGGACGGGTACGGCGGCGTGCTGGCGGGCCTGGTGCTGATGGGGTCCGGGATGGCGGTGGCGATGCCGGCCATGGCCACCGCGATCATGTCGGCCATCCCGCCGGCCAAGGCCGGTGTCGGGGCCGGTGTCAACGGCACGCTGACCGAGTTCGGCAACGGCCTCGGTGTCGCCACCCTCGGCGCGGTCCTCGGCTCCCGCTTCGGCGCGCTGCTGCCCGCCGCCGCGGCCGGCGCCGGCTCGCTGCCGACCGCGCTGGAGCGGGTGGACACCGCGTCCGACCGGGTCGCCGTGCACGACGCGTTCGCCAGCGGCATCCAGGCCAGCGAGCTGGTCGGGGCGGGCGCGGTGTTCCTCGGGGGCGCGCTGGCGGCGCTGCTGCTGTGGCGAGCGGAACGTACGGCGGAGCCCGTACGGAAGGCCGACGGGGTGGCTGGCGCGGCATAG
- a CDS encoding response regulator transcription factor: MATSSPTGHTELTRPDGSPVRVLVVEDEAPLAELLSMALRSERWDVRTAGGGGGVAGAARAFRPDAAVLDLSLPDADARSALAGLRREVPGVPVLFLASREAARERAVGLTAGSDAYVTKPFGVEEVIAGLRGLLRRSAAPTTRAGSVLTVGDLTLNEDSQEVVRGGMPIRLTATEYELLRFLMRNPRRVLSKAQILDRVWSYDFGGRPNVVELYISYLRRKIDAGRSPMIHTRRGMGYLIKAADAAPEPAPAPKATSRRGSRARSQAAPEPV, translated from the coding sequence ATGGCCACGTCATCGCCCACCGGGCACACCGAGCTGACGCGACCCGACGGCAGCCCCGTACGGGTCCTCGTAGTCGAAGATGAGGCACCGCTCGCCGAGTTGCTGTCGATGGCGCTCCGGTCCGAGCGCTGGGACGTGCGCACGGCGGGCGGGGGCGGCGGGGTCGCGGGGGCGGCCCGCGCCTTCCGGCCCGACGCCGCCGTCCTGGACCTCTCGCTGCCGGACGCCGACGCCCGCTCCGCGCTGGCCGGGCTGCGCCGCGAAGTGCCCGGCGTGCCGGTGCTGTTCCTGGCCTCGCGGGAGGCCGCGCGGGAGCGGGCCGTGGGGCTGACGGCGGGCAGCGACGCGTACGTCACCAAGCCGTTCGGGGTCGAGGAGGTCATCGCGGGGCTGCGCGGGTTGCTGCGGCGCTCGGCGGCACCGACCACGCGCGCGGGGTCGGTGCTCACCGTCGGCGACCTGACGTTGAACGAGGACAGCCAGGAGGTCGTGCGTGGCGGCATGCCGATCCGGCTCACGGCCACCGAGTACGAGTTGCTGCGCTTCCTGATGCGCAACCCGCGTCGGGTGCTGAGCAAGGCGCAGATCCTGGACCGGGTGTGGAGCTACGACTTCGGCGGCCGGCCCAACGTCGTCGAGCTGTACATCTCCTATCTGCGGCGGAAGATCGACGCCGGCCGGTCGCCGATGATCCACACCCGGCGCGGCATGGGCTACCTGATCAAGGCCGCCGACGCGGCGCCGGAGCCGGCGCCCGCGCCGAAGGCGACGTCGCGGCGCGGGTCGCGTGCGAGGTCGCAGGCCGCGCCCGAACCGGTGTGA
- a CDS encoding NADPH-dependent FMN reductase: MRILAISGSLRATSSNGAVLETALETLDRSTWTVTYGEIGTLPHFNQDLDGEDAIPHPSVAALRSAVAEADALLFVSPEYAHGVPGTLKNAIDWLVSTGELGGKPTAVITASPHPAGGEFAYDQLRETLGMLHAQLVDDACLRIPVVGTKLDRETGRVRDEATRAELTSALSALTKSAQG, translated from the coding sequence ATGAGGATTCTCGCGATCTCCGGCAGTCTGCGCGCCACATCGTCCAACGGGGCGGTCCTGGAAACCGCGCTGGAAACCCTTGACCGCTCGACATGGACCGTGACGTACGGCGAGATCGGCACGCTCCCGCACTTCAACCAGGACCTCGACGGCGAGGACGCGATACCGCACCCCTCGGTGGCCGCGCTGCGCTCGGCCGTGGCCGAGGCGGACGCGCTGCTGTTCGTGAGCCCGGAGTACGCGCACGGCGTGCCCGGCACGCTCAAGAACGCCATCGACTGGCTGGTCAGCACCGGAGAACTCGGCGGCAAGCCCACGGCCGTCATCACCGCGTCCCCGCACCCGGCCGGCGGCGAGTTCGCCTACGACCAACTGCGCGAGACCCTCGGCATGTTGCACGCCCAGCTCGTCGACGACGCCTGTCTGCGCATCCCGGTGGTCGGCACGAAGCTGGACCGCGAGACGGGCCGCGTCCGGGACGAGGCCACCCGCGCCGAGTTGACCTCGGCCTTGTCCGCCCTGACGAAGTCGGCCCAGGGCTGA
- a CDS encoding TIGR03620 family F420-dependent LLM class oxidoreductase, with the protein MALHERLGRVGVWSLGLRADDPAREAELGEAAAELEELGYGTLWIGGSPSVDQAVPLLASTERVTVGTSILSIWDHAAADVAARHAEVNAAYGGRFLLGLGVSHDEIAQKNDHPLANRPYSALKEYLTALDTAPTPVPRDQRALAALGPKMLELSRDRALGALPYLVTPEHVAQARATLGPDAVLAPEFKVVLDPDPERARAVARTYLSFYLRLANYAKNLLRLGFTEDDLADGGSDRLLDAIFAIGSPEAARERADEFRAAGADHLAVQVVTGQEREQPVRLPRAEWRTLAEALPLTD; encoded by the coding sequence ATGGCACTTCATGAACGTCTTGGCCGGGTCGGTGTGTGGAGCCTGGGCCTGCGCGCGGACGACCCGGCGCGCGAAGCGGAGTTGGGCGAGGCAGCGGCGGAGCTGGAGGAGTTGGGGTACGGGACGCTGTGGATCGGCGGCAGCCCGTCGGTCGACCAGGCGGTCCCACTACTGGCCAGCACGGAGCGGGTCACCGTCGGCACCAGCATCCTCAGCATCTGGGACCACGCCGCGGCGGACGTCGCCGCCCGCCACGCGGAGGTCAACGCCGCGTACGGGGGCCGGTTCCTGCTCGGCCTCGGCGTGAGCCACGACGAGATCGCCCAGAAGAACGACCACCCGCTGGCGAACCGCCCGTACTCGGCGCTCAAGGAGTACCTGACCGCCCTGGACACCGCCCCGACGCCGGTCCCCCGGGACCAGCGGGCGCTGGCCGCGCTCGGCCCCAAGATGCTCGAACTCTCCCGCGACCGCGCGCTCGGCGCCCTCCCGTACCTGGTCACGCCCGAGCACGTGGCCCAGGCCCGCGCCACGCTCGGCCCCGACGCGGTGCTGGCCCCCGAGTTCAAGGTGGTCCTGGACCCGGACCCGGAGCGGGCCCGCGCCGTCGCCCGCACCTACCTGTCGTTCTACCTGCGCCTGGCCAACTACGCGAAGAACCTGCTGCGACTCGGCTTCACCGAGGACGACCTGGCGGACGGCGGCAGCGACCGCCTCCTGGACGCCATCTTCGCCATCGGCAGCCCGGAGGCCGCCCGCGAGCGGGCCGACGAGTTCCGCGCGGCCGGCGCCGACCACCTGGCCGTACAGGTGGTGACCGGGCAGGAACGGGAGCAGCCGGTGCGACTCCCGCGCGCCGAGTGGCGCACCCTGGCCGAGGCCCTGCCGCTCACCGACTGA